In Aristaeella hokkaidonensis, the following are encoded in one genomic region:
- a CDS encoding phospho-sugar mutase: MTIRENYEQWLRDFADDQDTIRELKAIGEDEKEMEDRFYTELSFGTAGMRGVLGAGMNRMNKYNVRRATKGLAGYLLENPEEAKRGVVIAYDSRRCSAEFAKDTALVLCAEGVPAYLFDALRPVPVLSFAVRHLHAKAGVVITASHNPPQYNGYKVYGEDGAQVGPEAAEGITRVIRSTKYTDCVLMDEQEALDKGLLKIIGNKEVDDDYIERVKTLSINPELLRTEGSKLNIVYTPLHGSGNVPVRRLLKEIGLTNVAVVKEQEMPDPNFSTIKVPNPEDPGAYELAFKLAAEVNANVIFATDPDCDRLGVAVKDGQGEWHLLSGNQIGCVLLHYILSSLKKAGKLPKDGAAVKSIVSTSLANKICESFGVSIFETLTGFKFIGEKIQQFMDKGDHTFLFGFEESYGFLSSTFVRDKDGVNASLLVSEVACACMAEGITFYDRIQEIFKEYGYYANSVVSTTLPGKDGLTRMKEIMSNLRAQPPKEIAGLKVTAVRDYLKGIRTENGQETPTGLPVSDVLYFELEKGNWVCVRPSGTEPKIKLYINANAAGKAEAEVLSEALCEASKRLMN, translated from the coding sequence ATGACAATTCGTGAGAACTATGAGCAGTGGCTGCGGGACTTTGCGGATGACCAGGATACGATCCGGGAACTGAAAGCCATCGGTGAAGACGAAAAGGAAATGGAAGACCGCTTCTATACGGAGCTGAGCTTCGGAACCGCGGGAATGAGAGGCGTGCTCGGAGCCGGCATGAACCGGATGAATAAATACAACGTCCGGCGCGCAACCAAAGGTCTGGCAGGATATCTGCTTGAGAACCCGGAGGAAGCGAAACGCGGCGTAGTTATTGCTTATGACAGCCGCCGGTGCAGCGCAGAATTCGCAAAGGATACAGCGCTGGTGCTGTGCGCAGAAGGCGTACCGGCTTATCTGTTCGACGCGCTTCGTCCGGTACCGGTGCTGAGCTTTGCGGTGCGCCATCTGCACGCTAAGGCAGGCGTGGTTATTACAGCCAGCCATAATCCGCCGCAGTATAACGGATACAAAGTGTATGGTGAAGACGGCGCACAGGTGGGGCCGGAGGCCGCTGAAGGCATTACCCGGGTGATCCGTTCCACGAAATATACAGACTGCGTACTGATGGATGAACAGGAAGCGCTGGACAAAGGCCTGCTGAAAATCATCGGCAACAAGGAAGTGGACGATGACTATATCGAGCGGGTCAAAACACTGAGCATCAATCCGGAACTGCTCCGAACAGAAGGCTCGAAGCTGAATATCGTTTACACGCCCCTGCACGGCAGCGGAAATGTACCAGTCCGCCGCCTGCTGAAGGAAATCGGCCTGACCAATGTTGCGGTTGTGAAAGAACAGGAAATGCCTGATCCGAACTTCAGCACAATCAAGGTTCCGAACCCGGAAGATCCCGGAGCCTATGAACTGGCGTTCAAGCTGGCGGCTGAGGTGAATGCGAACGTGATCTTTGCCACAGATCCGGACTGCGACCGCCTGGGTGTGGCTGTCAAGGACGGACAGGGAGAATGGCATCTGCTGAGCGGAAACCAGATCGGATGTGTGCTTCTGCATTACATTCTGTCCAGCCTGAAAAAGGCCGGAAAGCTGCCAAAGGATGGTGCCGCAGTCAAGAGTATTGTTTCCACGAGCCTGGCGAACAAGATCTGTGAAAGCTTCGGAGTATCCATTTTTGAAACCCTGACGGGATTCAAGTTCATCGGCGAGAAGATCCAGCAGTTTATGGACAAGGGAGATCACACCTTCCTGTTCGGATTTGAGGAAAGCTATGGATTCCTTTCCAGCACCTTTGTGCGGGACAAGGACGGTGTGAATGCGAGCCTGCTGGTCAGCGAGGTCGCCTGCGCATGCATGGCAGAGGGAATCACGTTCTATGACCGGATCCAGGAGATTTTCAAGGAATACGGATACTATGCCAACAGCGTGGTTTCCACAACGCTGCCCGGCAAGGACGGACTGACCAGGATGAAGGAAATCATGAGCAACCTGCGTGCTCAGCCGCCAAAGGAAATTGCCGGACTGAAGGTAACCGCAGTCCGGGATTATCTGAAGGGAATCCGCACAGAGAACGGACAGGAAACGCCGACCGGTCTGCCAGTATCCGACGTGCTGTATTTTGAACTGGAGAAAGGCAACTGGGTTTGCGTCAGACCTTCCGGCACAGAACCCAAAATCAAGCTTTATATCAATGCCAATGCTGCCGGGAAAGCAGAAGCGGAAGTGCTGAGCGAAGCCCTGTGCGAGGCAAGCAAACGCCTGATGAACTAA
- a CDS encoding YesL family protein, translating into MFGRMMNNYYYGKSGKGDFRKEDLPQNRRQLFRDTLKTRLSALCRINLLYMLIFLPAMLVIMFSFTNILSTTSNLMMVEQNDYAGFVEQVTQNEQEVTITEEQFNELKNADVNLGDMLDSTVFRMLLLLIPCIAITGPFTAGLSYITRNWARDEHAFIWTDFKDAVKANWKQSLVLSLITSVLPIAAYVGWRFYGQLAQNNMIMIVPQVLVVLVGMIWSISITYMHPLVVTYELKTKDVIRNGLLLGVARLPMSVAIRLLHCVPALIGGLLIWFWNPMIGMLILFAYYALIGFSISRFITASYTNAVFDKYINPRIEGAKVNQGIYKPEDDDDEEDEAVEGDTDN; encoded by the coding sequence ATGTTTGGTAGAATGATGAACAACTACTATTACGGGAAGAGCGGAAAAGGCGATTTCCGGAAAGAAGATCTGCCTCAGAACAGGCGCCAGCTGTTCAGGGACACACTCAAAACACGGCTGAGCGCACTGTGCAGGATTAATCTTCTGTATATGCTCATCTTTCTGCCGGCGATGCTGGTGATCATGTTTTCCTTTACCAATATCCTGTCCACAACCAGCAACCTGATGATGGTTGAACAGAATGATTATGCCGGTTTTGTTGAACAGGTGACCCAGAACGAACAGGAAGTTACCATTACTGAAGAGCAGTTCAATGAACTCAAGAACGCTGACGTAAATCTCGGGGACATGCTGGACAGCACGGTGTTCCGTATGCTGCTCCTGCTGATTCCCTGCATTGCCATTACCGGGCCGTTTACGGCAGGCCTTAGCTATATCACCCGGAACTGGGCGCGGGATGAGCATGCATTTATCTGGACGGATTTCAAGGACGCAGTCAAAGCAAACTGGAAGCAGTCCCTGGTGCTGTCTTTGATTACTTCTGTCCTGCCGATCGCTGCCTATGTCGGATGGCGCTTTTACGGACAGTTGGCGCAGAACAATATGATTATGATTGTTCCGCAGGTACTTGTGGTCCTGGTTGGAATGATCTGGTCGATCAGTATTACCTATATGCATCCGCTGGTGGTCACCTATGAACTGAAAACAAAAGACGTTATCAGAAACGGCCTGCTGCTGGGTGTAGCCCGTCTTCCCATGAGCGTTGCAATCCGGCTGCTGCATTGTGTTCCTGCCCTGATCGGCGGACTGCTGATCTGGTTCTGGAACCCGATGATCGGCATGCTGATCCTGTTTGCCTATTATGCCCTGATCGGTTTCTCCATCAGCCGCTTTATCACCGCCAGCTATACGAATGCGGTGTTTGACAAGTACATCAATCCGCGGATTGAGGGTGCAAAGGTCAACCAAGGCATCTACAAGCCGGAAGATGACGATGATGAAGAAGATGAAGCCGTGGAAGGGGATACGGATAACTAA
- a CDS encoding class I SAM-dependent DNA methyltransferase, with protein sequence MYQGFAELYDELMDDVNYEGWADHYARLLSIYGIRSGKVCECACGTGSLTLPLQKRGFQMTGVDISREMLWQAAQKARKNGIAIPFVQQDMRSLNLHKPVDAVLATCDGVNYLLTEEDLLGFFRAAKRSILPGGALIFDVSTPYKLKNILCSGLMYEDRDDVTYLWQNTWHERSQTVNLDLCFFVRENDGKYRRMEEHQTQRAWSMDTLKEVLWKAGFRAVCMYSNGSLNAAKEQDERWHIAATNPVK encoded by the coding sequence ATGTACCAGGGATTTGCAGAACTATATGATGAATTGATGGATGACGTCAATTACGAAGGCTGGGCGGATCACTATGCCCGCCTGCTTTCGATTTACGGAATACGCAGCGGCAAGGTATGTGAATGTGCCTGCGGAACCGGAAGCCTGACCCTGCCGCTGCAGAAGCGCGGCTTTCAGATGACAGGAGTGGACATAAGCCGGGAAATGCTGTGGCAGGCTGCCCAGAAAGCCCGGAAAAACGGAATCGCAATACCATTTGTACAGCAGGATATGCGGAGCCTGAATCTCCATAAGCCTGTGGACGCGGTACTGGCTACCTGCGACGGGGTGAATTATCTGCTGACGGAGGAAGACCTGCTGGGATTCTTCCGGGCGGCAAAAAGATCCATTCTGCCGGGCGGAGCATTGATTTTTGATGTATCCACCCCTTACAAACTGAAGAACATCCTGTGCTCCGGGCTGATGTATGAAGACCGGGACGATGTGACTTATCTGTGGCAGAATACCTGGCACGAAAGATCACAGACGGTTAACCTGGACCTGTGCTTCTTTGTGCGGGAAAACGATGGCAAATACCGCAGGATGGAGGAGCACCAGACGCAGCGGGCCTGGAGTATGGATACGCTGAAGGAAGTGCTCTGGAAGGCCGGATTCCGGGCGGTGTGCATGTATTCCAACGGATCGCTGAACGCCGCCAAAGAACAAGATGAAAGATGGCACATAGCAGCGACGAATCCTGTGAAGTAA